A window of Citrus sinensis cultivar Valencia sweet orange chromosome 7, DVS_A1.0, whole genome shotgun sequence contains these coding sequences:
- the LOC102622697 gene encoding methyl-CpG-binding domain-containing protein 11, translating to MESKGEVISVELPAPPAWKKMYLPKKGGTPRKSEIMFIAPTGEELHNRKQLEQYLKSHPGNPAITEFDWGTGETPRRSSRISEKAKATPTPEKEPPKKRGRRSTSASKKDNKETEAPENAEREKEVEMQVAEETEKKKAEAEVGKDVSVETQVGKEGETQEKAEVTENKDANMEEAGPEQNNKAQDGAEETKNSNEEREAASVKENEETAAEVTQNEKEKVEISVENVPQNEAEEEDGATDNKQDNPSTVTVGENGGAEKDEGNGSAPATDGEVKEKQDGLENDEKSNVPDKETGKEIDGGVIENGKVDQMGRTDTTPQHPASVSC from the exons ATGGAGAGCAAGGGGGAAGTTATTTCGGTTGAGCTGCCAGCACCGCCTGCTTGGaagaaaatg TATTTGCCCAAGAAAGGAGGCACACCAAGGAAGAGTGAGATCATGTTCATTGCTCCAACTGGAGAGGAGCTCCATAACAGGAAACAATTGGAGCAATACCTAAAATCTCACCCTGGTAATCCTGCAATAACAGAGTTTGATTGGGGCACTGGTGAGACCCCCAGAAGATCATCAAGGATCAGCGAAAAGGCCAAGGCAACTCCAACTCCTGAGAAGGAGCCTCCAAAGAAGCGAGGTCGAAGATCGACATCAGCCTCGAAGAAGGATAATAAAGAAACTGAAGCTCCTGAAAATGCTGAGCGTGAGAAAGAAGTTGAGATGCAAGTTGCAGAAGAAACTGAGAAGAAAAAGGCAGAAGCTGAGGTGGGAAAAGATGTTTCTGTTGAGACTCAAGTTGGGAAGGAAGGTGAAACACAAGAAAAAGCTGAAGTGACTGAGAACAAAGATGCCAATATGGAGGAAGCTGGTCCAGAACAGAACAATAAGGCCCAAGATGGTGCTGAGGAAACTAAGAATAGcaatgaagagagagaagctgCCAgtgttaaagaaaatgaagagacTGCTGCTGAAGTAactcaaaatgaaaaggagaAGGTAGAGATCTCTGTGGAAAATGTTCCACAAAATGAGGCTGAGGAAGAGGATGGTGCCACTGACAACAAGCAGGACAACCCCAGCACTGTCACTGTTGGAGAAAATGGCGGAGCAGAGAAAGATGAAGGCAATGGATCCGCCCCAGCAACtgatggagaggtcaaagagAAACAAGATGGGctggaaaatgatgaaaaatctaacGTCCCAGACAAGGAGACAGGCAAGGAAATTGACGGGGGGGTGATTGAAAATGGTAAAGTCGACCAAATGGGGCGAACTGATACCACCCCTCAACATCCAGCTTCTGTCAGCTGCTGA
- the LOC102622395 gene encoding putative F-box/FBD/LRR-repeat protein At4g26350, with the protein MPNLGLGVVSDFTFSAKFICSINLEVGFRNCYNWTVLPIIMECSPYLEFLALEKEVLDEDQFVCDEWLRRWREPEPVPKGMLNCLKVIGIKGFQGKQYELTVVKFLLGNAEVLEKMVICSPPLSSDEETMLISETIFGYPRGSKDCQIIFLSDS; encoded by the exons ATGCCAAATCTTGGTCTTGGAGTCGTAtctgatttcacattttctGCTAAATTCATTTGTTCGATAAATTTGGAAGTGGGGTTTCGGAATTGTTATAATTGGACCGTTTTGCCAATTATAATGGAGTGCTCGCCCTATCTGGAATTTCTAGCCTTGGAAAAG GAAGTCCTGGATGAGGATCAATTTGTCTGTGATGAGTGGCTCCGGCGATGGAGAGAACCAGAGCCCGTCCCAAAGGGCATGTTGAATTGCCTTAAAGTCATTGGTATCAAGGGGTTTCAAGGGAAGCAGTATGAGTTGACAGTGGTAAAGTTCCTGTTGGGAAATGCGGAAGTCTTGGAAAAAATGGTCATTTGTTCTCCACCATTGTCATCAGATGAAGAAACGATGCTTATTAGCGAGACCATATTTGGGTATCCAAGAGGTTCTAAAGATTGCCAAATCATATTTCTCTCGGACAGTTAG
- the LOC112497263 gene encoding putative F-box/FBD/LRR-repeat protein At4g26350, with the protein MTLDQKQLNQSPHPIWLTLPFSINSPSIALFISLSFKLEFSSISISFWGLIHLLPLSALCRFTNSDSAVLDEVQFVSDEWGRLWREPKAAPMCMCNYLKVIGIKGFQGKQYELTVVKFLLREALVMEKMVICALPLTSDEEMMLRKTMLEYRRGSKDCRIIFSSDS; encoded by the exons ATGACACTGGACCAAAAGCAATTAAATCAGTCACCCCACCCCATTTGGTTGACTTTGCCATTTTCAATCAACTCCCCGTCAATTGCCTTGTTTATCTCCTTGTCTTTCAAGTTGGAATTTTCATCAATCTCAATCAGTTTCTGGGGGTTGATCCATTTGCTTCCTCTCTCTGCGCTCTGCCGTTTCACCAACAGCGACAGTGCTG TCCTGGATGAGGTTCAATTTGTTTCTGATGAATGGGGCCGGCTATGGAGAGAACCGAAGGCCGCACCAATGTGTATGTGCAATTACCTTAAAGTAATTGGTATCAAGGGATTTCAAGGGAAGCAGTACGAGTTGACAGTGGTAAAGTTCTTGTTGAGAGAAGCATTAGTCATGGAAAAGATGGTCATTTGCGCTCTGCCGTTAACATCAGATGAAGAAATGATGCTTAGAAAGACCATGTTGGAGTATCGAAGAGGTTCTAAAGATTGCCGAATCATATTTTCCTCGGACAGTTAA
- the LOC102621713 gene encoding glucan endo-1,3-beta-glucosidase 14: protein MEFTFFHHYFPSTQMTFSSFFLWLLLIFSVISFHVNAFSGTYGINYGRIADNIPSPESVVTLLKAAKIKNIRIYDADQAVLKAFSGSGIEIIVGLGNENLKDISVGEDRAMNWIKANVDPYLPGTKIRGIAVGNEILGGTDLELWEVLLPAAKNVYSALERLGLAKLIEVSSPHSEAVFANSFPPSACVFREDVSQFMKPLLQFFSQIGSPFYINAYPFLAYKNDPEHIDLNYATFKSNRGIHDAKTNLHYDNMFDAMVDAAYAALEKAGFPKMDVIVSETGWASRGDENEAGANVKNAKIYNKNLRKRLLKKKGTPYRPKKPVKAYIFALFNENLKPGPTSERNFGLFKADGSIAYEIGFTGLVPSAASPSLHSFKSIGFGAGDWLITCAAALLLMF from the exons ATGGAATTCACTTTCTTTCATCATTATTTCCCCTCAACTCAAATgactttctcttctttctttctatgGCTCCTCCTTATCTTCTCCGTCATCTCTTTTCATG TTAATGCATTCTCTGGAACATATGGGATAAACTATGGCAGGATAGCAGACAATATACCGTCCCCCGAAAGTGTGGTGACACTTCTCAAAGCAGCTAAGATCAAGAACATAAGAATCTATGACGCTGATCAAGCAGTCCTCAAGGCGTTCTCAGGATCCGGTATAGAAATCATCGTTGGACTTGGCAATGAGAACTTGAAAGACATAAGTGTAGGCGAGGATCGTGCCATGAATTGGATTAAGGCAAATGTGGATCCATATCTTCCCGGGACTAAAATCCGCGGAATTGCTGTGGGAAATGAAATTTTGGGAGGTACTGATTTGGAGCTATGGGAGGTTTTGCTGCCTGCAGCGAAAAATGTTTACAGTGCCCTCGAACGGCTTGGTTTGGCTAAACTAATTGAGGTCTCAAGCCCGCATTCAGAGGCTGTGTTTGCCAATTCATTCCCACCATCAGCTTGTGTTTTCagggaagatgtgagccaatTCATGAAGCCACTTTTGCAGTTTTTCTCACAAATTGGTTCCCCATTTTACATCAATGCATATCCATTTCTGGCTTACAAGAATGATCCTGAGCATATTGATCTCAATTATGCTACATTCAAATCAAATCGCGGGATCCATGATGCGAAGACTAATCTGCACTACGATAACATGTTTGATGCTATGGTTGATGCAGCTTATGCTGCGTTAGAAAAGGCTGGATTCCCCAAGATGGATGTCATAGTCTCCGAGACAGGCTGGGCTTCGCGTGGGGACGAAAATGAAGCTGGtgctaatgtgaaaaatgccaagatttacaacaAGAATCTGCGTAAACGGCTACTCAAAAAGAAGGGGACTCCGTATAGGCCCAAGAAGCCTGTCAAGGCTTATATATTTGCATTgttcaatgaaaatttgaagCCTGGACCAACCTCAGAGAGGAACTTTGGACTGTTTAAAGCTGATGGTAGCATTGCTTATGAAATTGGCTTCACTGGACTTGTGCCTAGTGCTGCATCACCATCTCTTCATTCTTTCAAG AGCATTGGATTTGGAGCTGGAGATTGGCTAATAACTTGTGCCGCGGCTCTTTTACTAATGTTCTAA
- the LOC102621423 gene encoding cucumber peeling cupredoxin-like produces the protein MEKFASMAFAGVIAVALLMECAAAQTVHVVGDSMGWSIPTSGGAGAYNNWAATKNFVVGDVLTFNFVTNEHDVLRVPKASYDGCTSSNPIGNPITTGPANITLDSAGEHYYICTFGRHCQAGQKLAITVSATPGPSPSPTGNPTPPTTTTPTAPSPNSGTPDDCTPAPTSGPTAGGPAGSTTPSNNNPSAIPDSSSSLVLASILAPMLAIVVQGLLF, from the exons ATGGAGAAGTTTGCTTCTATGGCTTTTGCTGGAGTTATTGCGGTGGCTTTATTAATGGAATGCGCGGCGGCACAGACGGTGCATGTAGTGGGAGATAGCATGGGATGGAGTATTCCGACGAGTGGTGGTGCTGGGGCATATAACAATTGGGCTGCTACCAAGAATTTTGTTGTTGGTGATGTTCTAA CTTTCAACTTTGTGACAAATGAGCATGACGTGCTACGAGTACCAAAAGCATCATACGATGGATGCACTTCCTCGAACCCTATCGGAAACCCAATCACCACCGGCCCTGCAAACATCACCCTCGACTCCGCCGGCGAACACTACTACATTTGCACATTCGGCCGGCACTGCCAGGCTGGCCAGAAGCTAGCCATTACAGTCTCTGCTACTCCAGGACCGTCACCATCTCCCACTGGCAATCCTACTCCACCAACAACAACTACTCCCACTGCTCCTTCCCCCAATTCCGGTACACCGGACGATTGCACTCCGGCTCCAACATCTGGACCCACCGCTGGCGGCCCCGCAGGATCCACCACACCATCGAATAATAATCCCAGCGCCATTCCTGATTCTTCATCATCTCTTGTTTTGGCTAGTATTTTAGCCCCCATGTTAGCCATTGTTGTGCAGGGTTTACTCTTTTAG
- the LOC112495575 gene encoding cucumber peeling cupredoxin-like, whose product MEKFVSMAFVGLIGAVLLMECAEAQTVHVVGDSMGWSIPMSGGAGAYVAWAATKNFVVGDVLTFNFVTNEHDVLRVPKASYDGCTSSNPIGNPITTGPTNITLDSAGEHYYICTFGWHCQAGQKLAITVSATPGSSPSPTGNPTPPTTSTPTAPSPNSSTPANCTLAPTSGPTAGGPTGSTTRTNNIPTTTGIPDSSSSLVLVSVLVPLLAIVMQDLFF is encoded by the exons ATGGAGAAGTTTGTATCCATGGCTTTTGTTGGTTTGATTGGGGCGGTTTTATTAATGGAATGCGCAGAGGCGCAGACGGTGCATGTGGTGGGAGACAGCATGGGATGGTCTATTCCGATGAGTGGTGGTGCTGGGGCTTATGTCGCTTGGGCAGCTACCAAGAATTTTGTTGTTGGTGATGTTCTAA ctTTCAACTTTGTGACAAATGAGCATGACGTGCTACGAGTACCAAAAGCATCATACGATGGATGCACTTCCTCGAATCCTATCGGAAACCCAATCACCACTGGCCCTACAAACATCACCCTGGACTCCGCCGGCGAACACTACTACATTTGCACATTCGGCTGGCACTGCCAGGCTGGCCAGAAGCTAGCCATTACAGTCTCTGCTACTCCAGGATCCTCACCATCCCCAACTGGCAATCCTACTCCACCAACAACAAGTACTCCCACAGCCCCTTCTCCCAATTCGAGCACCCCGGCCAATTGCACTCTGGCTCCAACTTCAGGCCCCACGGCCGGCGGCCCCACAGGTTCTACTACACGAACGAATAATATTCCCACCACCACCGGCATTCCTGATTCTTCGTCATCTCTTGTTTTGGTTAGTGTTTTGGTCCCCTTGTTGGCCATTGTCATGCAGGATTTGTTCTTCTAG
- the LOC127898792 gene encoding uncharacterized protein LOC127898792 codes for MTTFDELHDLWVMYDIHDEILLKVPGKKDTPSRPLRRYVTLFLESFKYGLRKPITDLLTGGGGNWKKKFFFTGDPWGQVAQIDGKDYRVPPRFVVPGSWGVHFPLKPDQLKWVEAVLVNSCSSRDLLTTYTLVESGLVPTGHKIEDAVIGALTRKRPRPQAAMQDQNKDAPTAKRVNVVQQVPPLKTLPPPPVKVGETNKAATDLASYSPPVGPRSRLPDNQAEHLVPYLNELSKLVSKKDMEDFDGCTLGELVGAMQYSAFHLSCMATY; via the exons ATGACCACATTTGACGAGCTCCATGACCTCTGGGTTATGTATGATATTCATGATGAAATACTTCTTAAGGTCCCAGGAAAGAAGGATACTCCTAGCCGGCCTCTTAGGAGATACGTTACCCTATTTCTGGAGAGTTTTAAGTATGGGCTGAG AAAACCCATAACCGATCTTCtaactggtggtggtgggaattggaagaaaaaattcttttttactgGGGATCCCTGGGGTCAAGTTGCACAGATTGACGGGAAGGATTATCGCGTCCCACCCCGTTTCGTggtcccag GTTCTTGGGGTGTTCACTTCCCACTCAAACCCGACCAGCTCAAATGGGTCGAGGCTGTACTGGTCAATTCCTGCTCGAGTCGAGATCTGCTAACTACTTATACCCTAGTTGAATCTGGTTTGGTGCCCACCGGCCATAAGATAGAAGATGCTGTGATTGGGGCTCTGACTCGAAAACGTCCTCGACCTCAAGCTGCCATGCAGGACCAGAATAAAGATGCTCCCACTGCGAAGCGGGTGAATGTTGTGCAGCAGGTTCCTCCCTTGAAGACTCTACCACCCCCTCCTGTCAAAGTCGGAGAGACTAACAAAGCAGCCACTGACCTTGCTTCTTATTCTCCTCCAGTCGGGCCGAGATCTCGTTTACCTGATAATCAAGCAGAACATTTGGTCCCCTATTTGAACGAGCTTTCTAAACTCGTGAGCAAGAAGGACATGGAGGACTTTGACGGCTGCACCCTGGGTGAGCTGGTGGGAGCCATGCAGTATAGCGCCTTCCATCTCAGCTGCATGGCCACTTACTAA
- the LOC127898794 gene encoding uncharacterized protein LOC127898794: MDPRMRRNLPELEAYLQQAPLLSAPKDGDKLFLYLVVSDRATSSVLLRPYFQAFPISVITNPQLRQTLHKPDASGRLVKWAIELSEFDIDYKPRAAIKAQAMADFVAEFAEPEVCLDQPDIVTNSSEARAEYEALIAGLELAKAMKADRVKIRIDSQLVTNHVSKRFQPRDEKMEHYLKKVRQMMGKFKAAEVIQIPREQNSRADILARMAAVADSKMPKSVPLEVKTNPNIEQNLEVMQIEQKCSWMDPIISYIRDGVLPPDKLRARKIRAMASRYTMIDGVLYRRGYTLPFLRCLDEDDANYVLREVHERIRGNHSGGRSLAHKNLGVELKYSSPAHPQSNGQVEAANKIIKRLLKIRLGAKNGAWVDELSGVLWAYRTAHKTATGETPFALAFGHEAVVPVEIGTSTHRTDHFDEQENKDQMCLNLDLLTEKREQASKRSAIYQQRVARYYNQKVNVRQFEVGDWVLRRVNQNTKDSTQGVLGSNWEGPYRVKQLVGPGVYKLVRMDGHEVKRPWNTAHLRKYFQ; the protein is encoded by the exons atggaCCCTAGAATGCGAAGAAACCTTCCAGAACTTGAAGCATACTTGCAGCAGGCACCTCTGCTGTCCGCACCGAAGGATGGGGACaagttatttttgtatttagtGGTATCAGATCGTGCTACAAGTTCTGTTctg CTGAGGCCGTACTTTCAAGCATTTCCCATCTCGGTAATAACAAACCCACAATTGCGTCAAACCCTGCACAAGCCGGATGCCTCTGGTCGGCTCGTGAAGTGGGCTATAGAGCTGAGTGAGTTCGACATTGATTACAAACCCCGAGCAGCGATAAAGGCTCAAGCAATGGCCGATTTCGTAGCAGAATTCGCAGAGCCCGAAGTTTGTTTGGACCAACCAGATATTGTTACAAACAGCAGCGAAGCCCGA GCAGAATACgaagccttgatagcaggCTTGGAATTGGCTAAGGCAATGAAAGCAGATAGGGTGAAGATCAGAATTGATTCCCAGCTGGTCACAAATCATGTCAGTAAAAGATTTCAACCGAGAGATGAGAAGATGGAGCACTACCTGAAGAAAGTCAGGCAAATGATGGGGAAGTTCAAAGCGGCtgaggtgatacaaatcccAAGGGAGCAGAATAGTCGTGCAGATATTTTGGCCAGGATGGCAGCCGTGGCAGACTCGAAAATGCCTAAGTCGGTCCCTTTAGAGGTGAAAACCAACCCTAACATCGAGCAGAATTTGGAGGTGATGCAGATAGAACAAAAATGCTCGTGGATGGATCCAATAATCTCATACATCAGAGATGGGGTATTGCCACCAGATAAGCTGCGAGCACGAAAGATCAGAGCCATGGCCTCAAGGTACACAATGATTGATGGGGTGCTATATCGGCGAGGATATACGCTACCGTTCCTTCGGTGCTTGGATGAGGATGATGCAAACTACGTACTGAGAGAAGTACATGAAAGAATCCGTGGAAACCATTCTGGTGGAAGGTCCCTTGCTCACAAG AACCTCGGAGTAGAGTTGAAGTACTCCTCGCCTGCTCATCCTCAGTCTAACggacaagtagaagcagccaacaagatAATCAAGAGGCTGTTGAAAATCAGGCTTGGAGCAAAGAATGGTGCATGGGTTGACGAGTTATCAGGTGTATTATGGGCATACAGGACAGCCCACAAAACAGCAACTGGCGAAACACCATTTGCCTTAGCCTTCGGGCATGAGGCAGTTGTACCAGTCGAGATAGGGACGAGCACGCACCGGACAGATCACTTCGATGAGCAGGAGAACAAAGACCAAATGTGCTTGAATCTGGATCTGCTAACTGAGAAGAGGGAGCAAGCATCAAAGCGATCAGCCATTTACCAGCAGAGGGTTGCTCGGTATTACAATCAGAAGGTGAACGTACGGCAGTTCGAGGTCGGGGATTGGGTGTTAAGGAGAGTGAATCAGAACACGAAAGATTCGACCCAGGGAGTACTCGGATCGAATTGGGAGGGGCCATACAGGGTCAAGCAGCTAGTTGGACCCGGAGTTTACAAATTGGTTCGCATGGACGGCCACGAGgtgaaacgcccatggaacACAGCACACCTCAGGAAATATTTCCAGTAA